Genomic segment of Drosophila ananassae strain 14024-0371.13 chromosome 2L, ASM1763931v2, whole genome shotgun sequence:
ATtctcaaataaattttagctTTCACATACACTTACTTACTTTCacaaataaatttgaaataaaactTTCACATACGTGGTAGATAACTTTATTTTCTAATCTTCCATGTTAGTTTTTTTCGGTTCTGCCTCGAAGTATTTTTTTCGTTATTAATAtgttattaatataatataatataatataataatagcTATACAAATAAACAGTTTCTTTAAGTTTATAACAGTCAGTATCGAactgatttaattttttaaagtttcaaaGATCTAAAACACTCTCTTCAGGGATATTTCTTAGTTttgattaatttattttgtttagtGTAATTGTATTTTCCAATAAGCCGAtggaaaatatgttttatatttacattttatgtaaatatgtTTACATTTTATCGTGGCTTCTTGGTCcaggaaatataaaaatttcgGCGCGcgataaattttgaaaattcaattcaGATAATTTTAGTGTTGtaaaaagatttttatttcagggctgcaaaattgtattttgaataaatatttggCAACTCCGTCCCAGACTTCTCTGGAAGTGTTGCCAGAAAAGTTGAGTCGgaaaaaaatggggaaaaaaatgttgcgaaaaatttaaatgaaaatgttaAAGAAATGTTAAATGATTTTGAACTTTCATAGAGTTATGTACTAACTTACCATATGTTCGTTTGTTTGGTTCTGTAAAAGTATCTCCTGCCACCGGTAATCACTTGGAGCGGCCACTTTTGCTTTGGCGTTTTGTGCTGATGCACTGCGACAAAATCCATCGCTAAAGAGTAAGCCGGAAGCAACAAACCATCCGTACCGGAAGAATCGCGATCAGTGGCAGAAAAGTTATACGGCGGGCGATTCTGGCCTAACCAATGTGGCACTTCCAATGAGAAATCAATTGCAAGTCGTTGGATGCTCTCAGTATTGGTTATTGGCGAGATTGGGCCCGAGACAACTGTTGTCCACCCACTCTAGTCCGTTCTAGTTTGACTCTCGCCCCCCTTTGAAAAGCACACAATCCCAATGGAGAACTCCCATATACCGGAAGCTGGCCCGGACCGCAAGCGCCCTCGCCTAGAAGacgaggagcaggagctgaaGGTGGCTGGATTTTCCTTGAGTGCCATCGAGGAGATGCGCCAGACTCGGGACAATGAGCGGCAGAGTGAGCCCATGGACCAGCAGCTGCGACAGTTCCAGGTCCTCGACGAAGTTGGCTCCAACAGCGATGAGGATGAGTCAGGTGAGTGTTGAACTGTGAGTGAGGAAAAGCCACCCCTACGGGTATTTATTTCTTATCTGGCCATCTCCGGGCGTTATCATTCTTCAAATATTGGAGGCTGATAAAAGGCAGCTCGTCGCCAAGGGAAGCCATGAAGTGCCAGCCTCAGTTCTCCCTTGGACAATTTAGCGGCAGGTGACTCGTTTTCCCAGTGAGCATCACCATGCGCATGATACCCATTGTCCGAATGGCCTGGCCATCTAATTCAGGTATTGATTCGGCGTCCAAGAACTATGGGAGGGTACTATGGGAGGGTATAGGCTATTGCCTCAGCAGACTTGGAATCTTGGGGATCAGTTCCCCGATTCAGTTTCCCTCCTGAAAAACAAACAGCTTATCTAAACAGCGACTGTCTCTACTTACATGGCAACCATCAAAATCAACAACACTTCCAGACGACGCCAGCGAAAAGcagaggggcagcagcaggTACGGCGAAGCCGAAGGAGAAGGTGCTGACGAGGAAGATGTGGGTGATGGCGAGGGGGAAGAATACGACTCCTCGGATTTCGACGATGAGGAGATCGAAAATCTGCTGGATGAGAAGTTGCCCGATGAGCTCCGAGAGTCCAAGCGGCCCAAATACGAACAGCGTTTCAAAACTGTCTTAGATGGTAAGTGCAATTTTCGATCATCTTTCTTTTTGATGAAAATCGACTCTTTAATTGTTTTAGAAAAGCGCCACAACCACTTCGAAGTACTGCCCGAGGGATGGGTTCAGGTGACCCATAACAGCGGCATGCCGCTATTCCTGCACCGCAAAACTAGGGTTTGTTGTGCTTCCAGGCCTTACTTTCTGGGTACTGGTAGCGCCCGTAAACACGCCGTGCCACTAGGTGCCATTCCTTGCCTCAACTACAGACGGGCCTTGGACGAGGAGTCCGAGGCGGAGCAGCAAAAACAGGAAGCGGCTCCGGCAACCGGTGTGTGTCCATTTACGGGAGCAACAGCCGGCACTGCTCAGCCGGTGGATGGTGGGGAGCCCATGCAGATGGAGGGCAAAGAGAACACTGAAGCGCAACCCGATCCCCAGGCCCAACCAGACGCATTGAGTGCTCTGATGCCGGGTGCCAAAATCGTCACAGTTAACgaaaacacacaaaaagaGTCTGTAACGCCGGAGCAGTTGAACTCCTATTGCCAGAACCTATTCAAGTTCAAGGTTATTCGCGTGCTACGCTTTCGTAGTTGGAATGCCCGTCGAAAGTTCACCAAAAATCGGAAGCATATCAAGAACATCCAGCGGCCAACGTTGCCCGATGGCACTAAGCTCATTAAATTTCCTATCCTGGCGGCGGCCGGTGAGGGATCCACGAACCCTCGCGGTCGAAGGGAGTGGATTATGAATCCGAATGGCAAGAGCTATGTTTGCATACTGCACGAGTATGTGCAGCACGCTCTGAAGACGCAGCCCACCTACGAGTTCAAGGAGCTGCAAAATGCCGCCACACCCTACTCTGCCACAGTGTCGGTGAAAAATCTAAAGTATGGCACTGGTTTCGGGACCAGCAAGAAGCAGGCCAAGTCCGAGGCGGCGCGCATAACTCTGGAAATACTCATTCCCGATGTGAAGGATAAGATAACTGGAAACAGCAAGGATCAAAAGAGCGGAACAGCCAAGAAAGCTCAGAGCGATTTGTCTGTAAGTTGGACGGACTATATttgataaaatatataaaactttTCATATCCAATCAGGTTTTTGATGACATTCGCATCGAGGATCCGCGTGTTACTGAGTTCTGCAACAAGACGACCGAGCCTTCACCGAATGCCATCCTCGTGACATGCTTGCAGCGCAACTATGGCAGCGATGTTCAGATCAGCCAGGAGATCAACCGCACGGCTAACAACAAGAACGAGTTTACAATGACTGTGGGCAAGCACACGGCCAAGGTGGTTTGCCGTAATAAACGCGAAGGCAAGCAGCTGGCTTCTCAGGCCATCCTACAGGTATGCCACTAAACCATCTAATGGTTATCCTTTATAATGACCCTTTTTCTTTTAAGATTCTGCATCCGCATATCCAAACTTGGGGCTCGCTGTTGCGCCTTTATGGCAACAACTCCATTAAAACATTCAAGGAGAAGAAGTTGGAGGAACAGGAGATCACTGTCCTGCAAAGCAAGGCGGCAGTGAATCAGCCCAACTACGCCATTCTGGATAAACTGAAGTCGGAGATGCTTAAGCTGAGCGCCAAGCAGGAGAGTGTGTTCACCATGGGCACCTTTGTGCCGCCCAGCGACGTTGACCTGCCAACCTCCTCGGGCTCCAATCTGAACAATGTCGAGCTTTAGGCAGTGCTACTTAATTCTCTCTACAACATTGCGTTTCTCAACTAGAATATGACAAGATCACACAATCTCTTACTTTCGGAAGATCAAAAGTGCTAATGACAATTTCGACGCTATCTCTTAAGGCAAATGAACTGATTTCCATTCGGCTTGTATCACTTAAATTGtacaaaaataggggcaataGCCAATCTTCTCTGGCCAACTCATTATGATCATTTTTCCTGCGAAACCgtgttaaagtttaaagtaTATCGATTAATAAACAATGCCAAATAGTAAtgatttgatttgaaaattgtCGAATCATGTCGATCaataaatgaaatatattaaatatacatttatgCCCCCATTTGTGTGAGAATATTTTGTGTGAAATGTTTTCATTGTTAATGTAAAGCTTCCATAACTTGTGTACTATTTTATGTTTTAGAGCTATTACCACTATATGTTTAGAttaacaaattattattaaagcCATGTGACTTCTATGAACTTGCTTCTACTGGAGCACTCACCATTTATTTATCATTGTTTGTGTAAATGTTTTCCTTGCTAATTTGCCCATAAATCTTGTCTAATCATTTCATCGACTGTTGTTTGCTTTTTGAAGAGCTCCAAACACCATTGACCTTTAACCAATTTTGTCAAATGtttaaaaagcaacaaaaatgaaatatttatgtggcTATTAGAGCGGGCGCCGGGGGTAGGCGAATGGAGTGGATGTGAATATTTAAAACGTAAGCGAGTGTGCCTGTGCAGCAGGTCTTAGGTGTGTCGGGGTGTCGGGGTGTGTGTGCGtgcaattatttaaaagacGATGCAGTCATAAATTATGCtacattttcatttcattctaACGTTTCCTTTTTTATAGCATTCCAACGAGCACAGCTCACACATATTTATCCTGGCGAAGAGCGAGTCGAAGAGAGTGTCGTGGCGAGTGAGAGCAGAGAGCGGAGACCGGCGCAGGCGCAGTGTCCTGCCACCGTTAGCCGTGTTCTGCGCAGCAGCCATGCTGCGAGATGGATGTTGACTTGCGGATTCCTATCTGTATCTTCAGTACGGATTCTTCGCGTGGCAAGTGCGAAAGCAAAAACCTCTGCCGTTCGTCTGCgatttataattaaatcaCAGTAACTCGGAACAGACCGAAAAAAAAGCACACAGAAAACTATACAA
This window contains:
- the LOC6505624 gene encoding microprocessor complex subunit DGCR8 isoform X2; amino-acid sequence: MRMIPIVRMAWPSNSDDASEKQRGSSRYGEAEGEGADEEDVGDGEGEEYDSSDFDDEEIENLLDEKLPDELRESKRPKYEQRFKTVLDEKRHNHFEVLPEGWVQVTHNSGMPLFLHRKTRVCCASRPYFLGTGSARKHAVPLGAIPCLNYRRALDEESEAEQQKQEAAPATGVCPFTGATAGTAQPVDGGEPMQMEGKENTEAQPDPQAQPDALSALMPGAKIVTVNENTQKESVTPEQLNSYCQNLFKFKVIRVLRFRSWNARRKFTKNRKHIKNIQRPTLPDGTKLIKFPILAAAGEGSTNPRGRREWIMNPNGKSYVCILHEYVQHALKTQPTYEFKELQNAATPYSATVSVKNLKYGTGFGTSKKQAKSEAARITLEILIPDVKDKITGNSKDQKSGTAKKAQSDLSVFDDIRIEDPRVTEFCNKTTEPSPNAILVTCLQRNYGSDVQISQEINRTANNKNEFTMTVGKHTAKVVCRNKREGKQLASQAILQILHPHIQTWGSLLRLYGNNSIKTFKEKKLEEQEITVLQSKAAVNQPNYAILDKLKSEMLKLSAKQESVFTMGTFVPPSDVDLPTSSGSNLNNVEL
- the LOC6505624 gene encoding microprocessor complex subunit DGCR8 isoform X1, which gives rise to MENSHIPEAGPDRKRPRLEDEEQELKVAGFSLSAIEEMRQTRDNERQSEPMDQQLRQFQVLDEVGSNSDEDESDDASEKQRGSSRYGEAEGEGADEEDVGDGEGEEYDSSDFDDEEIENLLDEKLPDELRESKRPKYEQRFKTVLDEKRHNHFEVLPEGWVQVTHNSGMPLFLHRKTRVCCASRPYFLGTGSARKHAVPLGAIPCLNYRRALDEESEAEQQKQEAAPATGVCPFTGATAGTAQPVDGGEPMQMEGKENTEAQPDPQAQPDALSALMPGAKIVTVNENTQKESVTPEQLNSYCQNLFKFKVIRVLRFRSWNARRKFTKNRKHIKNIQRPTLPDGTKLIKFPILAAAGEGSTNPRGRREWIMNPNGKSYVCILHEYVQHALKTQPTYEFKELQNAATPYSATVSVKNLKYGTGFGTSKKQAKSEAARITLEILIPDVKDKITGNSKDQKSGTAKKAQSDLSVFDDIRIEDPRVTEFCNKTTEPSPNAILVTCLQRNYGSDVQISQEINRTANNKNEFTMTVGKHTAKVVCRNKREGKQLASQAILQILHPHIQTWGSLLRLYGNNSIKTFKEKKLEEQEITVLQSKAAVNQPNYAILDKLKSEMLKLSAKQESVFTMGTFVPPSDVDLPTSSGSNLNNVEL